In Juglans microcarpa x Juglans regia isolate MS1-56 chromosome 8D, Jm3101_v1.0, whole genome shotgun sequence, the following are encoded in one genomic region:
- the LOC121242892 gene encoding methyl-CpG-binding domain-containing protein 2-like isoform X2 gives MCSTPEKLSLNVGKEEDDFSGTSFLAKRDSNIQEPIGVSSSSSSSSEDGDGQSNENASKQLVLYDPLAYSAGIVPAPDPIQSRPPSLPRYSSPNSSSRVLPSVGAFTVQCARCFKWRLIPTKEKYEAIREHILEQPFYCETAREWRPDVSCDDPADISQDGSRLWAIDKPNIALPPPGWQRLLRIRGEGSTKFADVYYQAPSGKKLRSMVEIQKYLQEHPEYTSDGVSLSQFSFQIPKPLRDDYVRKRPPRLPASRVTGPLEPREASPLALAGPDDCPDLQLTRPGLPPYFEDPVLDPVGRPAKKQARAPRKGEVQ, from the exons ATGTGCTCAACCCCTGAAAAGTTATCCCTTAATGttggaaaggaagaagatgattttAGTGGTACAAGTTTCCTAGCTAAACGAGACAGCAATATTCAGGAACCCATAGgtgtctcttcttcttcatcctcttcttcaGAGGATGGAGATGGCCAGTCTAATGAGAATGCCTCAAAGCAGTTGGTGCTATACGACCCATTGGCTTACAGTGCAGGAATTGTACCTGCTCCTGACCCAATTCAGTCCCGGCCTCCATCTTTACCAAGATACTCTTCTCCAAATTCATCTTCCAGAGTTTTGCCATCTGTAGGGGCTTTCACTGTCCAGTGTGCCCGCTGTTTTAAATGGAGGCTCATCCCAACAAAGGAAAAGTATGAGGCAATACGAGAACATATTCTGGAACAGCCTTTTTACTGTGAAACAGCTCGTGAGTGGCGGCCTGATGTATCATGTGATGATCCAGCAGACATTTCTCAAGATGGAAGTAGGCTCTGGGCGATTGATAAGCCCAATATTGCGCTGCCCCCTCCTGGGTGGCAACGGCTGCTCCGGATCAGAGGTGAAGGAAGCACCAAGTTTGCAGATGT ATATTATCAAGCACCATCAGGTAAGAAACTACGCTCGATGGTGGAGATCCAAAA GTACTTGCAGGAACATCCAGAGTATACGAGTGATGGTGTATCTCTCTcacaattttcatttcaaattccaAAGCCTTTGCGGGACGATTATGTGAGAAAGCGCCCTCCTCGTCTGCCAGCTTCACGTGTCACTGGACCTCTTGAACCTCGTGAAG CGAGTCCACTGGCTTTGGCAGGTCCAGATGACTGTCCAGACTTGCAGCTTACTCGACCAGGGCTGCCTCCTTACTTTGAGGACCCTGTTTTAGATCCTGTTGGTCGACCTGCAAAGAAGCAAGCTAGAGCTCCCCGAAAAGGAGAAGTACAGTAG
- the LOC121242892 gene encoding methyl-CpG-binding domain-containing protein 2-like isoform X1 codes for MSPSRLSLALSRQRKSPAKEFLSPDSYATLTVRSACFLLFYRSDSLILISMCSTPEKLSLNVGKEEDDFSGTSFLAKRDSNIQEPIGVSSSSSSSSEDGDGQSNENASKQLVLYDPLAYSAGIVPAPDPIQSRPPSLPRYSSPNSSSRVLPSVGAFTVQCARCFKWRLIPTKEKYEAIREHILEQPFYCETAREWRPDVSCDDPADISQDGSRLWAIDKPNIALPPPGWQRLLRIRGEGSTKFADVYYQAPSGKKLRSMVEIQKYLQEHPEYTSDGVSLSQFSFQIPKPLRDDYVRKRPPRLPASRVTGPLEPREASPLALAGPDDCPDLQLTRPGLPPYFEDPVLDPVGRPAKKQARAPRKGEVQ; via the exons ATGTCTCCCAGtcgtctctctctcgctctaTCGAGGCAGAGGAAAAGCCCTGCAAAAGAATTTTTATCACCGGACTCTTACGCAACACTCACCGTACGATCTGCCTGTTTCCTTCTCTTCTACCGTTCTGACTCTCTGATCCTGATCTCT ATGTGCTCAACCCCTGAAAAGTTATCCCTTAATGttggaaaggaagaagatgattttAGTGGTACAAGTTTCCTAGCTAAACGAGACAGCAATATTCAGGAACCCATAGgtgtctcttcttcttcatcctcttcttcaGAGGATGGAGATGGCCAGTCTAATGAGAATGCCTCAAAGCAGTTGGTGCTATACGACCCATTGGCTTACAGTGCAGGAATTGTACCTGCTCCTGACCCAATTCAGTCCCGGCCTCCATCTTTACCAAGATACTCTTCTCCAAATTCATCTTCCAGAGTTTTGCCATCTGTAGGGGCTTTCACTGTCCAGTGTGCCCGCTGTTTTAAATGGAGGCTCATCCCAACAAAGGAAAAGTATGAGGCAATACGAGAACATATTCTGGAACAGCCTTTTTACTGTGAAACAGCTCGTGAGTGGCGGCCTGATGTATCATGTGATGATCCAGCAGACATTTCTCAAGATGGAAGTAGGCTCTGGGCGATTGATAAGCCCAATATTGCGCTGCCCCCTCCTGGGTGGCAACGGCTGCTCCGGATCAGAGGTGAAGGAAGCACCAAGTTTGCAGATGT ATATTATCAAGCACCATCAGGTAAGAAACTACGCTCGATGGTGGAGATCCAAAA GTACTTGCAGGAACATCCAGAGTATACGAGTGATGGTGTATCTCTCTcacaattttcatttcaaattccaAAGCCTTTGCGGGACGATTATGTGAGAAAGCGCCCTCCTCGTCTGCCAGCTTCACGTGTCACTGGACCTCTTGAACCTCGTGAAG CGAGTCCACTGGCTTTGGCAGGTCCAGATGACTGTCCAGACTTGCAGCTTACTCGACCAGGGCTGCCTCCTTACTTTGAGGACCCTGTTTTAGATCCTGTTGGTCGACCTGCAAAGAAGCAAGCTAGAGCTCCCCGAAAAGGAGAAGTACAGTAG